From one Flavobacterium sp. N502536 genomic stretch:
- a CDS encoding DoxX family protein, producing MNGTLLLRIAVALILLTHSVFGMFNNGINDFGNLYLNQIGFAPFGVFLAWSIKLSHVVAALLLLFNKYIKLAGFVTILILIMGIILVHFQEGWFVVGGGRNGMEYNFLLIVVLLAIMYPNGLKKEN from the coding sequence ATGAATGGAACTTTACTTCTAAGAATTGCAGTTGCTCTTATCCTCCTTACCCATTCTGTTTTCGGAATGTTTAATAACGGAATTAACGATTTTGGAAATTTATACCTCAATCAGATTGGTTTCGCACCTTTTGGCGTTTTTCTGGCCTGGTCTATTAAATTGTCGCATGTTGTGGCGGCACTGCTACTACTTTTTAATAAATACATTAAACTGGCTGGATTTGTCACTATACTGATCTTAATTATGGGAATAATTCTGGTTCATTTTCAGGAAGGCTGGTTTGTAGTGGGTGGCGGAAGAAATGGTATGGAGTATAATTTTTTACTCATTGTCGTATTACTGGCAATTATGTATCCTAATGGGTTAAAAAAAGAAAACTAA
- a CDS encoding anti-sigma factor, with protein sequence MEAKEYIESGILELYVYGLLTETENLEIAELAKKNPEVEEEIVSIEKAIVALSSSFSPFHSVANFEKIKARLELKHGKVVEMKPASSWSQYVGWAAAVLLLLGFGYQTLELTKSKEAIATVGTEKNKIEKDYAFLDQQNKQTEKSLTIVRDIKNTGVTLGGQAVSPGSFAKVYWNKETKTTYIDAAGLPKPPKGMVYQVWALKLSPVLTPTSIGLLDNFEGNNQKIFAVNQTDSAEAFGITLEPAGGSLTPTMEQLYTLGKV encoded by the coding sequence ATGGAAGCAAAAGAGTACATAGAATCAGGAATTCTGGAACTATATGTTTACGGTTTATTGACCGAAACTGAAAATCTGGAAATAGCCGAGCTGGCTAAGAAAAACCCGGAAGTTGAAGAGGAAATTGTTTCGATCGAAAAAGCTATCGTAGCTTTATCATCAAGTTTCTCTCCTTTTCACTCGGTAGCCAACTTTGAGAAGATAAAAGCCCGTTTAGAGCTGAAACACGGCAAAGTAGTCGAAATGAAACCTGCTTCAAGCTGGTCTCAATATGTAGGCTGGGCCGCGGCAGTATTGCTGCTCTTAGGTTTTGGATATCAAACTTTAGAATTGACAAAATCAAAAGAAGCTATTGCAACTGTTGGTACGGAGAAAAACAAAATTGAAAAAGATTATGCTTTCTTAGATCAGCAGAACAAGCAAACCGAAAAAAGTCTGACTATTGTAAGAGACATCAAAAACACAGGTGTAACCCTTGGCGGACAAGCGGTTTCTCCAGGTTCATTTGCAAAAGTGTACTGGAACAAAGAAACGAAAACTACCTATATCGATGCTGCCGGTTTACCTAAACCGCCAAAAGGTATGGTGTATCAGGTTTGGGCTTTAAAACTAAGTCCGGTACTAACCCCTACCAGTATTGGTTTACTAGATAACTTTGAAGGAAACAATCAAAAAATATTTGCTGTAAATCAAACCGACTCAGCAGAGGCTTTTGGAATTACTTTAGAACCTGCAGGAGGAAGCTTAACGCCTACTATGGAACAATTGTATACTTTAGGAAAAGTTTAA
- a CDS encoding RNA polymerase sigma factor, whose amino-acid sequence MSQEELLVLIYKKDERAFTHLYDMYSKSLFSVINVLIKNREEAEDVLQEVFVKIWKNIDSYNESKGRFYTWILNIARNTSIDKLRSKNFNNSQKNLSSDNFVNLLDDSNKLVNRIDTIGIQEFVKKLKPKCIEIIDLLFFKGYTQQEASEELALPLGTIKTQNRNCINDLRNYLKI is encoded by the coding sequence ATGAGTCAGGAAGAATTATTAGTTTTAATTTACAAAAAAGACGAAAGAGCTTTTACCCATTTGTACGATATGTACTCGAAAAGTTTATTTTCGGTGATCAATGTTCTGATCAAAAACCGGGAAGAAGCCGAAGATGTTTTGCAGGAAGTTTTTGTTAAAATCTGGAAAAACATCGACTCCTATAATGAAAGTAAAGGAAGGTTTTACACCTGGATCCTTAATATTGCCCGCAATACTTCCATCGATAAGTTAAGATCCAAAAATTTTAATAACAGTCAAAAAAACCTTTCTTCAGATAATTTCGTAAATCTGTTAGACGACAGTAATAAACTCGTTAATAGAATTGATACTATTGGAATACAAGAATTTGTAAAAAAATTGAAACCAAAATGTATTGAGATTATAGATTTATTATTTTTTAAAGGATATACCCAACAAGAAGCCTCAGAAGAATTGGCACTGCCTTTGGGAACGATCAAAACGCAAAACAGAAACTGTATTAACGATTTAAGAAATTATCTAAAAATATAA
- a CDS encoding glutathione peroxidase yields the protein MKKVVFIVCSVVLLFGTNTQAQTSKEKLSKTDKTMAKETIYQFKVEDLSGDTFDFASLKGKKVMIVNTASKCGLTPQYKDLEAIYKEYKDKGFVIVGFPANNFASQEPGTNKEIETFCQQNYGVTFPMMDKVSVKGNDMCEIYKFLTQKSKNGLQDSEVEWNFQKYLINEKGELVKVIKPRTLPTDPEVINWIKS from the coding sequence ATGAAAAAAGTCGTATTTATAGTCTGTAGTGTAGTTCTTTTGTTCGGCACAAATACACAGGCGCAAACCAGTAAAGAAAAATTATCTAAAACAGATAAAACCATGGCAAAAGAAACCATTTATCAATTTAAGGTGGAAGATTTATCAGGAGACACTTTTGATTTTGCTTCGCTAAAAGGAAAAAAAGTGATGATTGTAAATACAGCATCAAAATGCGGTTTAACTCCTCAATACAAAGATCTTGAGGCAATCTACAAAGAGTACAAAGACAAAGGATTTGTGATTGTAGGATTCCCGGCTAATAATTTTGCATCGCAGGAACCGGGTACAAACAAAGAAATTGAGACCTTTTGCCAACAAAACTACGGGGTAACATTTCCAATGATGGACAAAGTTTCTGTAAAAGGAAATGATATGTGCGAAATCTACAAATTTTTGACGCAAAAATCTAAAAACGGCTTACAGGATTCTGAAGTAGAATGGAACTTTCAAAAATACCTGATTAACGAAAAAGGCGAATTGGTTAAAGTAATTAAACCAAGAACATTACCTACAGATCCGGAAGTAATAAACTGGATCAAGAGTTAA
- a CDS encoding GNAT family N-acetyltransferase, which produces MSLNIRPATTNDLEQILDIVNHSILHTTANYSYEIQTLEIQTQWFEDKKAKKLPVVVAELEGEVVGFGSYGQFREKIGYQYTVEHSVYVVDHVIGKGIGSQLLSELIRLAKEQGYQVMIGAIDADNAGSIAFHEKFGFVATGTLCEVGYKFDHWLDLVFMQLILK; this is translated from the coding sequence ATGAGCCTTAACATTAGACCAGCAACGACAAACGATTTAGAGCAGATTCTGGATATTGTAAACCATTCGATCCTGCATACCACAGCAAACTACAGCTATGAGATTCAAACTCTCGAAATTCAGACCCAATGGTTTGAAGATAAAAAGGCTAAAAAACTGCCTGTAGTAGTGGCAGAATTAGAGGGAGAGGTTGTTGGATTTGGGAGCTACGGGCAATTTCGTGAGAAGATTGGATACCAATATACAGTAGAACATTCGGTTTATGTGGTTGATCATGTGATTGGAAAAGGTATCGGTTCTCAGTTACTATCAGAATTGATTCGTTTGGCCAAAGAACAGGGCTATCAAGTGATGATTGGAGCAATTGATGCTGATAACGCCGGAAGTATTGCTTTTCATGAAAAATTTGGTTTTGTTGCAACCGGAACCCTTTGTGAAGTTGGATACAAGTTTGACCATTGGCTCGATTTGGTTTTCATGCAACTGATACTCAAATAA
- a CDS encoding thioredoxin family protein gives MRFLYLFFLFVSVPFIQAQNQFVPDDTPYKTALENAKTQGKPLFVMLYADWCPHCNLMKKEVFSDPAVLAFLNKNYVCVWKNIEKEEGTALKNKFNTKSLPTFLFIDPSNETLLYALKGELKKEAFMAEVNASLNPKLQLPYLEKEFLADPSNAVKFFNYLNTLKKGKDRTDLSVPTHIYLNTQSDAQLVSETNWRVIANGVTDIKSREFQYVLSHEKEFAAVASQSRIDRKIESIVSESLRPYVDNLDTTNYYKQREIAKSVRLQKIDSMVFKFDLTLAERTEKWQFYKKVTLDNAQKLVWNDASVLKDIGQTYLKHIADTESLKKSISWVKHAIELNDSYDGNLLLARLYNKIKDKKSALQYARDAKEIAKEMNWNSKEVDTLLTELNTK, from the coding sequence ATGCGTTTTCTATATCTCTTCTTTCTTTTTGTTTCAGTACCGTTTATACAAGCACAAAATCAGTTTGTTCCTGATGATACCCCTTACAAAACTGCTCTGGAGAATGCCAAAACACAAGGAAAACCACTTTTTGTAATGCTTTATGCCGATTGGTGTCCGCATTGTAATCTGATGAAAAAAGAAGTTTTTAGCGATCCTGCTGTGCTGGCTTTTTTGAACAAAAATTATGTTTGTGTCTGGAAAAACATTGAAAAAGAAGAAGGCACTGCACTTAAGAATAAATTCAATACCAAATCGCTTCCCACTTTTTTATTTATAGATCCTTCCAATGAAACGCTTTTATATGCCTTGAAAGGAGAATTAAAAAAAGAGGCTTTTATGGCGGAGGTAAACGCTTCCTTAAACCCTAAGCTGCAATTGCCTTACTTAGAAAAAGAGTTTCTTGCAGACCCCAGTAATGCCGTAAAGTTTTTCAACTATCTGAATACGTTGAAAAAAGGAAAAGACCGCACCGATTTATCGGTCCCGACACATATTTACCTCAATACACAATCGGATGCACAGTTGGTTAGTGAAACCAATTGGCGTGTGATTGCCAACGGGGTTACCGATATAAAATCAAGAGAATTTCAGTACGTTTTAAGTCATGAAAAAGAATTTGCCGCTGTGGCTTCGCAAAGTCGTATCGACCGCAAAATTGAAAGTATCGTATCCGAGTCACTTCGCCCCTATGTTGATAATTTAGACACCACAAACTATTACAAACAAAGAGAAATTGCAAAATCGGTACGCCTGCAGAAGATCGATTCGATGGTGTTTAAGTTTGATTTAACCCTTGCCGAACGAACCGAAAAATGGCAGTTCTACAAGAAAGTCACCCTCGATAATGCACAAAAATTAGTCTGGAACGACGCCAGTGTCCTAAAAGATATCGGGCAAACGTATTTAAAACATATTGCAGATACAGAGAGCTTGAAAAAGTCGATTTCCTGGGTAAAACATGCTATAGAATTAAATGATTCTTATGACGGAAATCTACTGCTGGCAAGGCTTTACAACAAAATAAAAGATAAAAAATCTGCCTTGCAATATGCCAGGGATGCCAAAGAAATTGCAAAAGAAATGAACTGGAATTCCAAAGAAGTTGATACCTTACTGACAGAACTCAATACCAAATAA
- the menD gene encoding 2-succinyl-5-enolpyruvyl-6-hydroxy-3-cyclohexene-1-carboxylic-acid synthase, translated as MIYPKIALAQSIIEICSGKGITNIIISPGSRNAPLTIGFAQNPNFNCYSIADERCAAFFALGIAQQTKIPTAIVCTSGSALLNYYPAVAEAFYSQIPLIVISADRPQSKIDIGDGQTIRQENVFQNHSVYNANLTEEASAENDLKINKAIETTILQKGPVHINAPFEEPLYETVSELSVAPVITNSEEILGTTIIENEAEAVAVWNTSKRKLILIGGINEVNSVDKEILENFAKDPSIVVLTETTSNLHHPSFINSIDTLITPFDDADFKELEPEVLITFGGMIVSKRIKAFLRKYKPEHHWHIDTLRAYDTFNALSKHFVMEPDTFFKELLPKTTFATSDYFSKIDKIYDLRKIKKEEYLRKIGFSDFKVFEKVIGSLPKNSQLQISNSSAIRYAQLIEIDPSIEVYCNRGTSGIDGSTSTAVGAAVGNDKQTVFITGDISFLYDSNALWNAYIPKNFKIVLINNGGGGIFRILPGHEEKPVFNTYFETSHHLTAEHLAKMYKMNYFVATDEDSLAKGIEVLYTTNEAPCILEIFTPTAENDVILKQYFKELV; from the coding sequence ATGATTTACCCCAAAATAGCGCTTGCACAAAGCATTATCGAAATTTGTTCAGGCAAAGGAATCACGAATATTATAATTTCTCCGGGATCAAGAAATGCGCCTTTGACCATAGGATTTGCCCAAAACCCTAATTTTAACTGTTATAGTATTGCCGACGAGCGTTGTGCTGCTTTTTTTGCATTGGGAATTGCGCAGCAAACCAAAATACCTACCGCAATTGTTTGTACTTCAGGATCAGCATTGTTAAACTACTATCCGGCTGTTGCTGAGGCATTTTACAGTCAGATTCCGTTAATTGTGATTTCGGCAGATCGTCCGCAAAGTAAGATTGATATTGGTGACGGACAAACGATTCGTCAGGAGAATGTATTTCAAAACCATTCTGTGTATAACGCCAATTTAACCGAGGAAGCTTCTGCAGAAAATGATTTAAAGATCAATAAAGCCATAGAAACCACTATACTTCAAAAAGGACCTGTTCATATTAATGCTCCTTTTGAAGAGCCTTTATACGAAACGGTTTCAGAACTTTCTGTAGCGCCAGTAATTACCAATTCAGAGGAAATTCTGGGAACAACAATCATAGAAAACGAAGCAGAAGCTGTTGCTGTTTGGAATACTTCAAAAAGAAAATTAATTCTTATTGGAGGTATAAACGAAGTCAATTCTGTTGATAAAGAAATTCTGGAAAACTTCGCCAAAGATCCCTCAATTGTTGTGCTTACGGAGACCACATCAAATTTACATCATCCAAGTTTTATTAATAGTATCGATACTTTAATTACACCATTTGACGATGCTGATTTTAAAGAGCTTGAACCGGAAGTTTTAATCACTTTTGGAGGTATGATTGTTTCAAAGCGTATTAAGGCTTTTTTACGAAAATACAAACCCGAACACCACTGGCACATAGATACTTTACGTGCTTATGATACCTTTAATGCTTTAAGTAAACATTTTGTAATGGAACCGGATACTTTTTTTAAAGAACTGCTTCCAAAAACAACATTTGCGACAAGTGATTATTTTTCTAAAATTGATAAAATTTACGATTTAAGAAAAATCAAAAAAGAAGAGTATCTGCGTAAAATTGGATTTTCAGATTTTAAAGTATTTGAAAAAGTAATCGGATCACTTCCTAAAAACAGTCAGCTGCAAATTAGCAATAGTTCAGCCATTCGATATGCACAGTTAATTGAGATCGATCCTTCAATCGAAGTTTATTGTAATCGCGGAACAAGCGGTATTGACGGCAGTACATCAACAGCAGTGGGCGCAGCGGTAGGAAACGATAAACAAACCGTTTTTATTACGGGCGATATCAGCTTTTTGTATGATAGCAATGCTTTGTGGAATGCTTATATTCCTAAAAACTTCAAAATTGTTCTAATCAATAATGGAGGAGGAGGAATTTTCAGAATCTTACCGGGTCATGAAGAAAAACCGGTTTTTAACACCTATTTCGAAACATCACATCATTTAACAGCCGAACATCTGGCTAAAATGTATAAGATGAATTATTTTGTAGCTACTGATGAGGATTCTTTAGCTAAGGGGATTGAAGTACTTTACACAACTAATGAAGCTCCTTGTATTTTGGAAATATTCACACCAACTGCGGAGAACGATGTTATTTTAAAACAATATTTTAAAGAGCTGGTTTAA
- a CDS encoding M28 family metallopeptidase: MKKTIFYSIFTFLFFTHISTSQVAEDPEIKKMISEIKAENLEATIHKLVSFGTRHTLSDTKSKTRGIGAAQQWVKAEFDRFALESDGRLTSKIDYFDVKADGKRIAKDSQLGNVMATLKGTDPNDNRVFIISGHLDSRVSDVMNVKSDAPGANDDGSGVAAVIELAKVMSKRAFPATIIFVAVTGEEQGLYGARHLAELAKAANWNIVAMLNNDMIGNSLSSGTNLRDNTQIRIFSETIPFLETEEEAKMRKATNRDNDSPSRLLARYIKTVTEQYVDQLKVKLVYRNDRFLRGGDHTPFSQNGFTAVRFCEMNENFNHQHQDLRTENGIQYGDLAEFMDFEYLRKNTCSNLATLANLAWSPKAPLNVGIEVKELSNSSTLAWSVPEGKTPFGYQILMRETSSPHWEKTFFVKDTKAEIPYSKDNYFFAVQSVDALGHASLPVFPVPIR; encoded by the coding sequence ATGAAAAAGACCATTTTCTATTCCATTTTTACCTTTTTGTTCTTTACCCATATTTCTACTTCACAAGTTGCCGAAGATCCCGAAATAAAGAAAATGATCAGCGAAATCAAAGCCGAAAACCTGGAAGCTACCATTCATAAATTAGTTTCTTTTGGCACCCGACATACGCTTAGTGATACCAAAAGCAAAACCAGAGGCATTGGTGCCGCCCAGCAATGGGTAAAAGCCGAGTTTGACAGGTTTGCTCTGGAATCTGACGGAAGGCTAACTTCTAAAATCGATTATTTTGATGTGAAAGCCGATGGAAAACGAATTGCCAAAGACAGCCAACTCGGAAATGTTATGGCAACTCTAAAAGGTACCGATCCGAACGATAATCGTGTGTTTATCATAAGCGGACATCTGGATTCGAGAGTTTCAGACGTTATGAATGTAAAATCTGATGCTCCGGGTGCCAACGATGATGGTTCCGGTGTTGCTGCCGTTATCGAATTGGCAAAAGTAATGAGTAAAAGAGCATTTCCTGCCACTATAATTTTCGTTGCTGTAACCGGTGAAGAGCAAGGTTTGTATGGTGCACGTCATTTAGCGGAACTGGCCAAAGCAGCCAATTGGAATATTGTTGCCATGCTAAACAATGACATGATCGGAAACAGTCTTTCCAGCGGTACTAATTTAAGAGACAATACTCAAATCAGAATTTTTAGCGAAACCATTCCGTTTTTAGAAACCGAAGAGGAAGCTAAAATGCGTAAAGCAACAAACCGTGACAACGACAGTCCGTCGCGCTTGTTGGCACGATATATCAAAACGGTGACTGAACAGTATGTTGACCAATTAAAAGTGAAATTGGTGTATCGAAATGACCGCTTCCTTCGTGGTGGTGATCATACTCCGTTTAGTCAAAATGGCTTTACCGCTGTTCGTTTTTGCGAAATGAATGAAAATTTCAATCATCAGCATCAGGATTTAAGAACTGAAAATGGTATTCAATATGGCGATCTTGCTGAGTTTATGGATTTTGAATATCTGCGAAAAAACACCTGTTCCAACTTAGCGACGCTGGCCAATTTAGCATGGTCACCAAAAGCGCCTTTAAATGTAGGGATCGAAGTAAAAGAGCTTTCTAACTCTTCCACTTTAGCGTGGAGCGTGCCCGAAGGAAAAACTCCTTTTGGCTACCAGATTTTAATGAGAGAAACTTCTTCTCCACACTGGGAAAAAACTTTTTTTGTAAAAGATACCAAAGCCGAAATCCCCTATTCTAAAGACAATTACTTTTTTGCCGTGCAAAGCGTCGATGCTTTAGGACATGCCAGTTTACCGGTATTCCCAGTTCCAATTCGTTAG